The proteins below are encoded in one region of Campylobacter helveticus:
- a CDS encoding molybdopterin synthase catalytic subunit: MFEIYEGALDVSAIYAKWYEGLKDKNCGAFLTFCGIVREEQSDEKKGIVEALSFEIYEPLLKAWFKEWEEKFKDEGVSFFFAHSLGEVKIHQSSYLAGVLSKNRTLGLKLLNDFVEDFKHNAPIWKYDVINREKIYAKKRSYKLKGAGILA, from the coding sequence ATGTTTGAAATTTACGAGGGTGCTTTAGATGTGAGCGCGATTTATGCTAAGTGGTATGAAGGGCTTAAGGATAAAAATTGCGGGGCGTTTTTGACATTTTGTGGCATAGTGCGCGAAGAGCAAAGCGATGAAAAAAAGGGCATTGTGGAGGCTCTTAGTTTTGAAATTTACGAGCCACTTTTAAAAGCGTGGTTTAAAGAGTGGGAAGAGAAATTTAAAGACGAGGGCGTGAGCTTTTTTTTCGCACATTCTTTAGGTGAGGTTAAAATTCATCAAAGCTCTTATTTGGCAGGGGTATTGAGTAAAAACAGAACGCTTGGCTTAAAGCTTTTAAATGATTTTGTGGAGGACTTTAAGCACAATGCTCCCATTTGGAAATACGATGTGATAAATAGAGAAAAAATTTATGCTAAAAAACGCTCTTACAAGCTTAAAGGTGCGGGAATTTTAGCTTAA
- a CDS encoding flagellar assembly protein A, whose protein sequence is MQRWEKFVFQNKTIQVANPFETLKFEQAKWDFELDFRILDFVTFGTKKFPQRSKIYTQDELEVFYADDFFVKNYDVIYQEFKIEIFTKIKDNPFKFALKTNANLTLLKVCLDYENFELNLDLKEDLRQALYQTLIKHKILIIRLDKELEDNLDKCVRLLKENKAKGFEFVVANGVSEIKHQSAELIFHRNIEEIVCEDKGYDEGDYSKPVKKDELLFEFIHKKLGREGRNLRGELLKIAPSEEVLNFIELKDDSIYVENLPDRLQYFSANYGFLTKDIGGFSVRNSLKVSRVDLKNTGSIKADLNEEVNIEVANKNFNDDAVKSGIVNIKAANVNIEGHIGATKLEAAKLQIAGATHAKSKIYAKTAFIANHKGSFEGDIVFVNNLERGEIKAKNVYVKRCIASRIEADNIFVEDLFMDNKLYPKKNLVILKNIKANNFIKVSPEIFINNECKDEIKELEALLYRLDVKLANLLKQKQNFYAYLVKNQARIIKLRKSENIHNIDVKIMELYEGVLARYEEEVLEYKKLIKLRFEIKRRLKSLSNMVFKAKIYIQSKPKDEDNILEFASDGKSFCLELKQTGFYHLETSGIKREVEYDESEINVLKTPFLEFLQEES, encoded by the coding sequence TTGCAAAGATGGGAAAAATTCGTGTTTCAAAATAAAACTATACAAGTGGCAAATCCTTTTGAGACTTTGAAATTTGAGCAAGCAAAGTGGGATTTCGAGCTGGATTTTCGCATTTTAGATTTTGTAACTTTTGGCACAAAAAAATTTCCTCAAAGAAGCAAAATTTACACGCAAGATGAGCTTGAGGTGTTTTATGCAGATGATTTTTTTGTAAAAAATTATGATGTGATATATCAAGAGTTTAAAATAGAAATTTTTACAAAAATAAAGGATAATCCTTTTAAATTTGCCTTAAAAACAAATGCAAATTTAACGCTTTTAAAAGTGTGTTTGGACTATGAAAATTTCGAACTTAATTTAGATTTAAAAGAGGATTTAAGACAAGCTTTATATCAAACTTTAATTAAACATAAAATTCTCATTATTCGTTTAGATAAAGAGTTGGAGGATAATTTAGATAAATGCGTTCGCTTACTTAAAGAAAATAAAGCTAAGGGCTTTGAATTTGTGGTTGCAAATGGTGTGAGCGAAATAAAACATCAAAGTGCTGAACTTATTTTTCACAGAAATATAGAAGAAATTGTATGTGAGGATAAGGGTTATGATGAGGGAGATTATTCTAAGCCTGTGAAAAAAGATGAACTTTTGTTTGAATTTATCCATAAAAAATTAGGAAGAGAGGGAAGAAATTTAAGGGGTGAATTGCTAAAAATCGCCCCATCGGAAGAAGTGCTTAATTTTATAGAATTAAAAGATGATAGCATTTATGTGGAGAATTTACCGGATAGATTGCAGTATTTTAGTGCAAATTATGGTTTTTTGACAAAGGATATAGGCGGTTTTAGTGTAAGAAATTCTTTAAAAGTTTCAAGGGTGGATTTAAAAAATACAGGCTCGATTAAGGCTGATTTAAATGAAGAGGTTAATATCGAGGTTGCAAATAAAAATTTTAATGATGATGCAGTGAAATCTGGCATAGTCAATATAAAAGCCGCTAATGTCAATATAGAAGGGCATATAGGGGCGACGAAATTAGAAGCTGCTAAACTTCAAATCGCAGGCGCAACTCACGCAAAGTCGAAAATTTATGCAAAAACAGCTTTTATTGCTAATCATAAAGGCTCTTTTGAGGGAGACATTGTTTTTGTCAATAATTTAGAACGCGGTGAGATAAAAGCAAAAAATGTTTATGTGAAGCGGTGCATTGCTTCTAGGATAGAAGCAGATAATATTTTCGTTGAGGACCTTTTTATGGATAATAAGCTTTATCCTAAGAAAAATTTAGTGATTCTTAAAAATATAAAAGCAAATAATTTTATAAAAGTTTCCCCAGAAATTTTTATCAATAATGAATGTAAAGATGAGATTAAAGAACTTGAGGCTTTGCTTTATAGGCTTGATGTTAAGTTGGCAAATTTACTTAAGCAAAAGCAAAATTTTTATGCTTATCTTGTGAAAAATCAGGCAAGAATCATAAAACTTAGAAAAAGTGAAAATATCCATAATATCGATGTTAAGATTATGGAGCTTTATGAGGGAGTTTTAGCAAGATATGAAGAAGAAGTTTTGGAGTATAAAAAACTTATTAAGTTAAGATTTGAGATAAAAAGAAGACTTAAAAGCCTTTCGAATATGGTATTTAAGGCAAAAATTTATATCCAAAGTAAGCCAAAAGATGAGGATAATATTTTAGAATTTGCTAGCGATGGGAAAAGCTTTTGTTTAGAACTTAAACAAACCGGATTTTATCATTTAGAAACAAGCGGAATTAAGCGTGAGGTGGAATATGATGAAAGTGAGATTAATGTGCTCAAAACGCCTTTTTTGGAATTTTTGCAAGAAGAATCATAA
- the recO gene encoding recombination protein RecO → MQGFILHTQRVKDEDLIVSILSPKALLKTYRFYGLRHSSILNGYKIDFALEENATFLPRLKDVLHLGFSWILEREKMLFWQEFIRLLYQHLKEVSELDSFYFDLLDECAKRFLKQNPKRVICDAYVKILEFEGRLHKNFVCFACDEKIQGNITLLRAFLPSHALCAFSYEFPRQKLEIFYEKKNCSIFDDEEINQIYELIKQGL, encoded by the coding sequence TTGCAAGGCTTCATTTTACACACGCAAAGGGTTAAGGACGAGGATTTAATCGTCTCTATCTTAAGCCCCAAAGCACTTTTAAAAACATATCGGTTTTATGGATTAAGACACTCAAGCATACTAAATGGCTACAAAATCGACTTTGCACTTGAAGAAAACGCCACCTTTCTTCCCCGCCTTAAAGATGTGCTTCATTTGGGATTTTCGTGGATTTTGGAACGAGAAAAAATGCTTTTTTGGCAAGAATTTATCCGCTTATTGTATCAGCATTTAAAGGAAGTTAGTGAGCTTGATAGCTTTTATTTTGACTTGCTTGATGAGTGTGCCAAACGCTTTTTAAAACAAAATCCAAAACGAGTTATTTGTGATGCTTATGTAAAAATTTTGGAATTTGAGGGGAGACTGCATAAAAATTTTGTTTGCTTTGCTTGTGATGAAAAGATACAGGGAAACATCACGCTTTTAAGAGCTTTTTTGCCCTCTCACGCTCTTTGTGCTTTTTCTTATGAATTCCCACGCCAAAAACTTGAAATTTTTTACGAGAAAAAAAACTGCTCCATTTTTGATGATGAAGAAATAAATCAAATTTACGAACTCATCAAACAAGGCTTATGA
- a CDS encoding hemerythrin family protein — translation MKKIDWTKEFSINNYALDKQHELIFEITNHANELAHKVLQNCDDALQEELKKTIVKLFNYIKIHFKDEETYMKDIDFPLFEEHRAAHKVLVEKTKEILNYSKEPQIFAKELAILTKDWIARHFCVDDKWIEAYIHKAIHLNEVHFSLETYKILKTLRNPNIEQEAKFSYLCMCEDKIHNVPKSIHEELLSEESVLKCETCGQILVFLEEDEEDKDFAFLAKEFAKMGKIRVSK, via the coding sequence ATGAAAAAGATTGACTGGACTAAGGAATTTAGCATTAATAACTACGCACTTGATAAACAGCACGAACTTATATTTGAAATTACAAATCACGCTAATGAACTTGCACATAAGGTTTTGCAAAATTGCGATGATGCTTTACAAGAAGAGCTTAAGAAGACGATTGTAAAGCTTTTTAATTACATTAAAATTCATTTTAAAGATGAAGAAACTTATATGAAAGATATTGATTTTCCACTATTTGAAGAGCATAGAGCCGCACATAAGGTTTTGGTGGAGAAAACTAAAGAAATTTTAAATTATTCTAAAGAGCCTCAAATTTTTGCAAAAGAACTTGCCATTTTGACAAAAGACTGGATAGCAAGGCATTTTTGCGTGGATGATAAGTGGATTGAAGCTTATATACATAAGGCGATTCATCTTAATGAGGTGCATTTTAGTTTAGAAACTTACAAAATTTTAAAAACTTTAAGGAATCCCAACATAGAACAAGAAGCAAAATTTAGCTATCTTTGTATGTGCGAGGATAAAATTCATAATGTACCAAAGAGCATTCACGAAGAGCTTTTAAGTGAGGAAAGTGTTTTAAAATGTGAAACTTGCGGACAAATTTTAGTTTTTTTAGAGGAAGATGAAGAAGATAAAGATTTTGCATTTTTAGCAAAAGAATTTGCAAAGATGGGAAAAATTCGTGTTTCAAAATAA
- a CDS encoding MoaD/ThiS family protein: MISVEFLGPINKARLELDVGSLKELKEILKQDESLKEWLELCAISLNDVMIFDENTILKAGDKIALLPPVCGG, from the coding sequence TTGATTAGTGTTGAGTTTTTGGGACCTATAAACAAGGCAAGGTTGGAGCTTGATGTTGGCTCTTTAAAAGAGCTTAAAGAAATTTTAAAACAAGATGAGAGTCTTAAAGAGTGGCTTGAGCTTTGTGCGATTTCTTTAAACGATGTGATGATTTTTGATGAAAATACAATTTTAAAAGCGGGGGATAAAATCGCCCTTTTACCGCCTGTTTGTGGGGGTTAG
- a CDS encoding TdeIII family type II restriction endonuclease: MKQAIKNRLIQALRNKFENYKPESSYMPFHTRLLGKDRMALYSFIQSLNTNFGTSIFEPVAEELGLTKFDSIKRQISAGDTISKKAQRVIQEIMDSLESANAKPNKQSEITRILEVAQSGETSTIKPTKIDLFLQKDFSVYLIDIKTAKPNKGGFKEFKRTLLTWVASYAYANPQSEIHTLIAIPYNPYEPKPYERWTMTGMLDLEFELKVTDEFWDFLGGVGSYKMLLEAFEEVGIEMREEIDEYFKRFDK; this comes from the coding sequence ATGAAACAAGCCATTAAAAATAGACTCATTCAAGCTTTAAGAAATAAATTTGAAAACTATAAGCCAGAAAGTAGCTATATGCCCTTTCACACAAGGCTTTTAGGCAAGGATAGAATGGCACTATATAGCTTTATCCAAAGTCTTAATACAAATTTTGGCACAAGTATTTTTGAACCTGTTGCAGAAGAGCTAGGATTAACGAAATTTGATAGCATTAAACGCCAAATAAGCGCAGGGGATACTATAAGCAAAAAAGCTCAAAGAGTGATACAAGAAATTATGGATAGTTTAGAAAGCGCAAATGCTAAACCAAATAAACAAAGTGAAATTACTAGAATTTTAGAAGTAGCGCAAAGTGGAGAAACAAGCACGATAAAACCTACAAAAATTGACTTATTTTTGCAAAAAGATTTTAGCGTGTATCTTATTGATATTAAAACCGCTAAACCTAACAAGGGAGGCTTTAAGGAATTCAAACGCACACTTCTTACTTGGGTGGCAAGTTATGCCTACGCAAATCCACAAAGCGAGATTCACACACTTATTGCTATCCCTTATAATCCTTATGAACCAAAACCTTATGAAAGATGGACTATGACAGGAATGCTAGATTTAGAGTTTGAGTTAAAAGTAACAGATGAATTTTGGGATTTTCTAGGTGGGGTGGGAAGCTATAAAATGCTACTAGAAGCATTTGAGGAAGTTGGGATTGAGATGCGAGAAGAGATTGATGAATATTTTAAGCGATTTGATAAATGA
- a CDS encoding replication initiation protein: MGCKKLVTFDFVEGNYILKMTKENQAKDLVKVKIGISKDSNIVYRNEMNTIKFPNFSAMDFNLFFTICYFGIKRNYKRKTLRGVKIKFSDLRIFLPQMKNKKRFFDEIAKFVKYKLKLVGVDSIEYDEMAQEDGTMKDLDNGKRKLKGAVFIKNYILDEEKEELYLEFTPYAYSMLNEFGNFMSFDMNEFCSFENKYTKSLFRLLKQYENSNFYADKENPSIKAISMTKGEFIKFMDTPSNYKMSQLDCFVVIPSLKELNGKSSSFKNLTYEKLYTWNNERKKVTGFQFVFEKRTIKN, translated from the coding sequence ATGGGCTGTAAAAAATTAGTAACCTTTGACTTTGTGGAAGGGAATTATATTTTGAAAATGACAAAGGAAAATCAGGCAAAGGATTTAGTCAAAGTTAAAATTGGGATTTCTAAAGATTCTAATATTGTGTATCGTAATGAAATGAATACGATTAAATTTCCTAATTTTTCAGCTATGGATTTCAATCTCTTTTTTACAATTTGCTATTTTGGAATTAAGCGTAACTACAAAAGAAAAACTTTAAGAGGTGTTAAAATTAAATTTAGCGATTTAAGAATCTTTCTTCCTCAAATGAAAAACAAAAAGAGGTTTTTTGATGAAATTGCTAAATTTGTTAAATATAAACTAAAATTAGTTGGTGTAGATAGTATTGAATATGATGAAATGGCGCAAGAAGACGGAACAATGAAAGATTTGGATAATGGCAAGAGAAAGTTAAAAGGTGCGGTTTTTATAAAAAATTATATACTTGATGAAGAAAAAGAAGAGCTTTATTTAGAATTTACCCCTTATGCCTACTCTATGCTAAATGAATTTGGTAATTTTATGAGTTTTGATATGAATGAGTTTTGCTCTTTTGAAAACAAATATACCAAATCACTCTTTAGACTTCTTAAGCAATATGAGAACTCAAATTTTTACGCAGATAAAGAAAACCCTAGCATAAAAGCAATTTCTATGACTAAGGGTGAGTTTATAAAATTTATGGATACGCCGAGCAATTATAAAATGTCGCAGCTAGATTGCTTTGTGGTAATCCCCTCTTTAAAAGAATTAAACGGAAAAAGCTCATCTTTTAAAAATTTAACCTATGAAAAGCTTTATACTTGGAATAATGAGAGAAAAAAAGTTACAGGTTTTCAGTTTGTTTTTGAAAAAAGAACAATAAAAAATTAA
- a CDS encoding NAD(P)/FAD-dependent oxidoreductase, with the protein MLDLAIIGGGPAGLSAGLYATRGGLKNVVMFEKGMPGGQITSSSEIENYPGVTTVMDGISFMTPWSEQCMRFGLKHEMVGVEQVSKNTDGSFCIKLEGGKSENAKAVIVCTGSAPRKAGFKGEEEFFGRGVSTCATCDGFFYKNKEVAVLGGGDTALEEALYLANICSKVYLIHRREEFRAAPGTVEKVKKSDKIELITSASVDEVYGDASGVLGVKLKLKDAERDLKVPGIFTFVGLDVRNEILKQDDGTFLCEMEAGGQVSVNLKMQTNVAGLFAAGDLRKDAPKQVICAAGDGAVAALSALSYIENLH; encoded by the coding sequence ATGTTAGATTTAGCGATTATAGGTGGTGGTCCTGCGGGACTTAGTGCGGGACTTTACGCGACAAGAGGCGGACTTAAAAATGTTGTGATGTTTGAAAAGGGTATGCCCGGAGGGCAGATTACTTCAAGTTCGGAGATTGAAAATTACCCGGGTGTGACTACGGTAATGGATGGAATTTCTTTTATGACGCCTTGGAGTGAGCAATGTATGCGTTTTGGCTTAAAGCACGAAATGGTCGGTGTCGAGCAAGTGAGTAAAAATACGGACGGAAGTTTTTGCATTAAGCTTGAGGGGGGAAAAAGTGAAAACGCAAAAGCTGTTATCGTTTGCACAGGTTCAGCGCCTAGAAAAGCGGGTTTTAAAGGGGAGGAAGAATTTTTTGGGCGTGGGGTTAGCACTTGTGCGACTTGCGATGGCTTTTTTTATAAAAATAAGGAAGTCGCAGTTTTGGGTGGTGGAGATACCGCACTGGAAGAGGCTTTATATTTGGCAAATATTTGCTCAAAAGTTTATTTAATCCATCGCCGTGAAGAATTTAGAGCCGCACCAGGCACGGTGGAAAAAGTGAAGAAAAGCGATAAGATAGAATTAATCACTAGTGCGAGTGTCGATGAGGTTTATGGCGATGCAAGTGGAGTTTTAGGGGTAAAATTAAAATTAAAAGACGCAGAGAGGGATTTGAAAGTTCCGGGAATTTTTACTTTTGTGGGGCTTGATGTGCGTAACGAAATTTTAAAACAAGATGACGGCACATTTTTATGCGAAATGGAAGCTGGCGGACAAGTAAGCGTTAATCTTAAAATGCAAACGAATGTTGCGGGGCTTTTTGCGGCGGGCGATTTGAGAAAAGACGCTCCAAAGCAAGTCATTTGTGCGGCAGGTGATGGAGCTGTGGCGGCACTTTCGGCTTTATCTTACATAGAAAATTTACACTAA
- a CDS encoding molybdopterin molybdotransferase MoeA: MLMAYEESLKILHSHIKPYEKVEKVAITQCLGCILAEDLRALEDYPKFPISAMDGYAVKFGEQNKALKVLGVTPAGKMPEFKVESGTCVKTFTGSLMSEGSDTLVPVENVEFKEGQIYIKEAVKEGFAVRKIGESYKKDELLLAKGTKLDYSEIALLAELGFFHISVFIRPVVGVLSSGSEIKDLGESLENPAQIRSSNHIALANLARKLGCEVRVFPLLKDEEKTTFSTLKNALKSCDILITTGGVSMGDFDFLKKAVREYELIIDKVDIKPGRHIKIAKFEEKFILALPGFPYSAMVMFNLYAREILNAWLLQKKDYVAQAFLEQDYIKKSPYLEFVACNVELKEGRVCVNLKGKKEGSSAIINNLNNKAALMIAPKECEKLESGALVDIIFMP, translated from the coding sequence ATGTTAATGGCTTACGAAGAAAGTTTAAAAATTTTACACTCTCATATCAAACCTTATGAAAAGGTGGAAAAAGTCGCTATAACGCAGTGCTTAGGATGCATTTTGGCGGAGGATTTAAGAGCTTTGGAGGATTATCCAAAATTCCCTATTTCTGCGATGGATGGCTATGCTGTGAAATTTGGCGAACAAAATAAAGCTTTAAAAGTGCTTGGCGTAACTCCAGCTGGGAAAATGCCAGAGTTCAAGGTAGAAAGTGGCACTTGCGTCAAAACTTTCACAGGTTCTTTGATGAGCGAGGGTAGTGATACCTTAGTGCCTGTGGAAAATGTAGAGTTTAAAGAGGGGCAAATTTACATTAAAGAGGCGGTTAAAGAGGGCTTTGCGGTAAGAAAGATAGGGGAGAGTTATAAAAAAGATGAGCTTTTACTTGCTAAAGGAACGAAGCTTGATTATAGCGAGATAGCACTTTTGGCTGAGCTTGGTTTTTTTCACATTAGTGTTTTTATCCGTCCTGTTGTGGGGGTTTTAAGCAGTGGGAGTGAGATAAAAGATTTGGGAGAGAGCTTAGAAAATCCTGCGCAAATTCGCTCTTCAAATCACATTGCCCTGGCAAATTTAGCGCGAAAATTAGGCTGCGAAGTGAGAGTTTTTCCTCTTTTAAAAGATGAGGAAAAAACCACTTTTTCCACGCTAAAAAACGCTCTTAAAAGTTGTGATATTTTAATTACCACAGGTGGCGTTTCTATGGGGGATTTTGACTTTTTAAAAAAGGCTGTAAGGGAGTATGAGCTTATCATCGATAAGGTAGATATAAAGCCGGGACGACACATTAAAATCGCTAAATTTGAGGAAAAATTTATCTTAGCGTTGCCGGGATTTCCTTATTCTGCTATGGTGATGTTTAACTTGTATGCGAGAGAAATTTTAAACGCGTGGCTTTTACAGAAGAAAGATTATGTCGCACAGGCTTTTTTGGAGCAAGATTATATTAAAAAAAGTCCTTATTTGGAATTTGTCGCGTGTAATGTGGAGCTTAAAGAGGGCAGGGTGTGCGTGAATTTAAAGGGTAAAAAAGAGGGTTCAAGTGCGATTATCAATAATCTTAACAATAAAGCCGCTTTAATGATAGCCCCAAAAGAGTGTGAAAAGCTTGAAAGTGGAGCTTTGGTCGATATTATTTTTATGCCTTGA
- a CDS encoding HD domain-containing protein, with protein MINIKLIEHIFKAASISRWNDYPRMANLVELDKQAHKFIIAYFIAKMEKNVDMRVIIEGGIFEFLSRVAVTDIRPDVYHQIVRQKKNEVNSWVFSILEPMLENIENGAFLKRFEAYINGNDYPKERLILKAASYFATRWEFNIIYQTSSFLNDIEEIKNKVEEELEDYYELIGARKIALNQKIAKLVDLSGRLRFQKRWAQTPRIPETAVLGHMLVVAILSYFYSLSIKACDKRLENNFYCALFHDLPESLTRDIISPVKYGIDGLHTIINDYEMQLINDKILPFVPENLREEFSYILGIREGRENEEKWVKNEFENRTFKNGKIELCSGSLSVCNDDEFGAIDGKALKYCDKLAAFIEAGLSISYGVKSKELLSGFNEMFKFFSQNKSIDGVNFLALCEELKSEFEI; from the coding sequence ATGATAAACATTAAACTCATAGAACACATTTTTAAAGCTGCCTCCATAAGCCGCTGGAATGACTACCCTAGGATGGCAAATTTGGTCGAGCTTGATAAACAAGCGCATAAATTTATCATTGCCTATTTCATCGCCAAAATGGAAAAAAATGTCGATATGAGAGTGATTATCGAAGGGGGGATTTTTGAATTTCTAAGCCGCGTTGCGGTAACCGACATACGCCCGGATGTGTATCACCAAATCGTCCGCCAAAAGAAAAATGAAGTCAATAGCTGGGTCTTTAGCATTTTAGAGCCTATGCTAGAAAATATCGAAAATGGTGCGTTTTTAAAACGATTTGAAGCTTATATCAATGGAAATGATTATCCAAAAGAAAGATTGATTTTAAAGGCGGCTTCTTATTTTGCGACGCGTTGGGAATTTAACATTATCTATCAAACCTCCTCTTTTTTAAATGATATTGAGGAGATTAAAAATAAAGTCGAGGAAGAGCTAGAGGACTATTATGAGCTTATCGGTGCTAGGAAAATCGCTCTTAATCAAAAAATCGCCAAACTTGTGGATTTAAGCGGGAGATTACGCTTTCAAAAACGCTGGGCGCAAACGCCTCGCATACCTGAAACTGCCGTGCTAGGACATATGCTTGTTGTGGCGATTTTGAGTTATTTTTATTCCCTTAGCATTAAAGCTTGTGATAAAAGATTAGAAAATAATTTTTATTGTGCCTTATTTCACGACCTACCAGAAAGCCTTACGCGCGACATTATAAGCCCTGTAAAGTATGGCATAGACGGACTTCATACTATTATAAATGATTATGAAATGCAACTCATCAATGATAAAATTCTTCCCTTTGTGCCTGAAAATTTGAGAGAGGAATTTTCCTATATCTTAGGCATTAGAGAGGGGAGAGAAAATGAAGAAAAATGGGTTAAAAATGAATTTGAAAACCGCACTTTTAAAAATGGCAAGATAGAGCTTTGTAGTGGAAGTTTAAGCGTTTGTAATGATGATGAATTTGGGGCGATTGATGGCAAAGCTCTTAAATACTGCGACAAACTAGCCGCCTTCATCGAAGCAGGACTTTCCATAAGTTATGGGGTAAAATCTAAAGAGCTTTTAAGTGGTTTTAATGAAATGTTTAAATTTTTCTCTCAAAACAAAAGTATCGATGGAGTTAATTTCCTCGCCCTTTGTGAAGAGTTAAAAAGTGAATTTGAGATATGA
- a CDS encoding DNA methyltransferase gives MAQGINNFKQFFAPKEASVWASAYLNKNVTSSNILYLINYGKVANYATNSKENLISKDELKAYYDTLYTQESHSHPLAFANYKEVETTKHIHRLHPYKGKFIPQLVEYFLDSHTDTLKTESCFQKGDIVLDIFAGSGTTLCVASELGMHSIGIDISCFNTMLVNAKLGRYDSNLLESECYRLIQVLESFYENSNIKAFEETLTQHLNAFNAEFFPKEFKRKVVLKEIDEKVYGEIKEREFLSIYDKLVKQFNIDLNVKNNGSFLDFWYIESIKKELILLKNEIIKAPKDLQNILSIILSRTARSCRATTHADLTTLKEPMLKSYYCKKHGRICKPLFSSLKWFKSYAKDTLKRIKEFETLRSDCFSLCLNADSCNVDIINEVKKQNPTFANLLHSQKIAGIFSSPPYVGLIDYHEQHAYSYELFNLERKDALEIGAKLKGQSKNAKENYAKAIAMALNNAKNFLKQDYNVFLVANDKFNLYPSIAQMAGMQIVKRYDRPVLNRSEKDTNAYSESIFHLKDKNETSH, from the coding sequence ATGGCACAAGGAATAAATAATTTTAAGCAGTTTTTTGCACCAAAAGAAGCAAGCGTCTGGGCTAGTGCGTATCTTAACAAAAATGTAACAAGCTCAAACATTCTCTATCTTATCAACTATGGCAAAGTAGCAAATTATGCGACAAATTCTAAGGAAAACTTGATTAGCAAAGATGAGTTAAAAGCCTATTATGATACGCTTTACACACAAGAAAGCCATAGCCACCCACTCGCTTTTGCAAATTATAAAGAAGTAGAGACAACTAAGCATATCCATAGACTCCACCCCTACAAAGGCAAATTTATCCCTCAGCTTGTGGAGTATTTTTTAGACTCTCATACTGATACACTAAAGACAGAATCTTGCTTTCAAAAAGGCGATATTGTGCTAGATATTTTTGCGGGAAGTGGCACGACTTTATGTGTGGCGAGTGAATTGGGGATGCACAGCATTGGGATTGACATTTCTTGCTTTAATACTATGCTTGTTAATGCAAAATTAGGGCGTTATGATAGTAATCTTTTAGAAAGTGAATGCTATAGACTTATCCAAGTTTTAGAATCTTTTTATGAAAATAGCAATATAAAGGCTTTTGAAGAGACTTTAACTCAACATTTAAATGCGTTTAATGCAGAGTTTTTTCCTAAAGAATTTAAACGCAAAGTGGTGCTAAAAGAAATTGATGAAAAAGTCTATGGAGAAATAAAAGAAAGAGAATTTTTAAGCATTTATGACAAGCTAGTTAAGCAATTCAATATTGATTTAAATGTTAAAAATAATGGAAGTTTTTTAGATTTTTGGTATATAGAATCCATCAAGAAAGAACTTATTTTACTGAAAAATGAAATTATAAAAGCTCCCAAAGACTTGCAAAATATTTTAAGCATTATCTTAAGCCGAACAGCACGCAGTTGTAGAGCGACAACACACGCTGATTTGACTACTTTAAAAGAGCCTATGTTAAAGAGCTATTATTGCAAAAAGCACGGCAGGATTTGTAAGCCACTTTTTAGCTCTTTAAAATGGTTTAAAAGCTATGCAAAGGATACGCTAAAGAGAATCAAAGAGTTTGAGACTTTAAGAAGCGATTGTTTTAGTTTATGTCTTAATGCAGATTCTTGCAATGTGGATATTATAAACGAAGTAAAAAAGCAAAATCCCACTTTTGCTAATCTCTTGCATTCGCAAAAAATTGCTGGAATCTTTAGCTCCCCACCTTATGTGGGATTGATAGACTATCACGAGCAACACGCTTATAGTTATGAACTATTTAATTTGGAACGAAAAGATGCCTTAGAGATAGGTGCGAAACTAAAGGGGCAAAGCAAGAATGCTAAAGAAAACTATGCAAAAGCAATCGCAATGGCTTTAAACAACGCAAAAAACTTTTTAAAGCAAGATTACAATGTGTTTTTAGTAGCAAATGATAAATTTAATCTCTATCCAAGTATTGCCCAAATGGCGGGAATGCAGATTGTTAAACGCTATGATAGACCCGTGCTAAATCGTAGCGAAAAGGATACAAATGCTTACAGTGAGAGCATTTTTCATTTAAAGGACAAGAATGAAACAAGCCATTAA